In one Dehalogenimonas formicexedens genomic region, the following are encoded:
- the mazG gene encoding nucleoside triphosphate pyrophosphohydrolase, with the protein MAESSCVPEQDSSDFQTLVNIIDRLRSPDGCPWDREQTHLSIRDSLLEECYEVLEAIDSGDKAELKTELGDLLMQVVFHSKIAAEYGDFTIGDVVEGIVTKLIRRHPHVFGDKEAKDAGEVLRRWEDIKKAERPTRTSMLDGVPVAMPALAYSEEVQGRVARVGFDWKDDGGVIDKLAEEIAELKDATTSAEREAEFGDVLFTLVNYGRRQGIDAESALRGANRKFAERFKAMENYCSEKGLSFKEMSFEQQNELWERVKGQT; encoded by the coding sequence TTGGCTGAATCCTCGTGCGTCCCGGAACAAGACTCCTCCGATTTCCAAACCCTGGTCAACATAATCGACCGGCTGCGCTCTCCCGACGGCTGCCCGTGGGACCGGGAGCAAACCCACCTGTCCATCCGCGATAGCCTGCTCGAGGAATGCTACGAGGTGCTGGAAGCCATCGACTCCGGCGACAAAGCGGAACTCAAGACCGAACTGGGCGACCTGCTGATGCAGGTTGTCTTTCATTCCAAAATCGCCGCCGAGTACGGCGATTTCACTATCGGCGATGTGGTTGAGGGTATCGTCACCAAGCTCATCCGACGTCATCCGCATGTCTTCGGCGACAAAGAAGCCAAGGACGCGGGCGAGGTGTTACGGCGCTGGGAAGATATCAAGAAAGCCGAGCGCCCGACCCGGACATCGATGCTGGACGGAGTGCCGGTGGCCATGCCCGCGCTGGCCTACAGCGAGGAGGTGCAGGGCAGGGTGGCCAGGGTGGGTTTCGATTGGAAGGACGACGGCGGGGTTATCGATAAGCTCGCAGAAGAAATCGCCGAATTAAAGGATGCCACGACCTCGGCGGAGAGGGAAGCGGAGTTCGGAGATGTCCTGTTCACGCTGGTTAATTACGGCCGCCGGCAGGGCATCGACGCCGAAAGCGCCCTGAGAGGCGCCAACCGTAAGTTCGCCGAACGCTTCAAGGCGATGGAGAATTACTGCAGCGAAAAAGGTCTGTCATTCAAAGAAATGTCCTTCGAACAACAGAACGAGCTATGGGAGAGGGTGAAGGGGCAGACTTAA
- a CDS encoding cofactor-independent phosphoglycerate mutase: MKYVVMIIDGASGWPVEALGNRTSLEAAATPNLDQMARRAMVGMTATVPAGMEPSSACACMSVLGYDPRVYYKGRAAIEARSLDIPIAADETVFRANLVTVDNGMMRDYSAGHIDSNESAALIRFLNEKLETPDLKLFPGVGYRHILKLKGRPESLKAVCTPPHDIPDQPIEAHLPKGEGSDLLRSIMAASAELLKDHPINLDRIARGELPATQLWLFWGSGPLPKMPSFKERYGIGAAITSGVDLLRGLGQMQGMDVMCIDGVTDNIDNDYAGQMEEALKALDIYDMAVVHVEAPDEAGHSGNAEEKVKAIELIDRDMVGRLRDFKGDKLRVLIMPDHPTPLNIRTHAAEMVPFMIWGSGVRTTGARRFTENEAKGTKLVVAEAHNIMSMVVRG, from the coding sequence ATGAAATACGTGGTCATGATCATTGACGGGGCGTCCGGCTGGCCGGTGGAAGCACTGGGCAACAGGACAAGCCTGGAGGCAGCGGCGACGCCAAACCTCGACCAGATGGCAAGGCGAGCGATGGTGGGCATGACCGCCACGGTTCCAGCAGGCATGGAACCGTCGTCTGCCTGCGCCTGCATGTCGGTCCTCGGCTATGACCCGAGGGTGTACTACAAGGGGCGCGCCGCCATCGAAGCCAGGAGCCTGGATATTCCTATCGCGGCAGATGAAACAGTCTTCAGAGCCAACCTGGTGACTGTTGACAACGGCATGATGCGGGACTATTCCGCAGGACACATAGACTCCAACGAATCCGCCGCCCTTATCCGGTTTTTGAACGAAAAGCTCGAGACGCCTGATTTAAAACTCTTCCCCGGTGTCGGTTATCGACATATTCTGAAACTCAAGGGGCGGCCTGAGTCGCTGAAAGCAGTGTGCACCCCGCCCCACGACATTCCTGATCAACCCATCGAAGCCCATTTGCCCAAGGGGGAAGGCAGCGATCTTCTGCGGAGCATCATGGCCGCCTCCGCGGAGTTGTTGAAGGACCATCCGATCAACCTTGACCGGATTGCCCGCGGCGAGCTGCCGGCGACCCAGCTTTGGCTTTTCTGGGGCAGCGGTCCCCTCCCCAAAATGCCATCGTTCAAAGAGCGTTATGGGATAGGCGCGGCGATCACGTCAGGGGTCGATCTCCTAAGAGGCCTGGGGCAGATGCAGGGGATGGACGTGATGTGCATCGATGGGGTCACAGACAACATCGACAACGATTACGCGGGCCAAATGGAAGAAGCTCTTAAAGCTCTCGATATCTACGACATGGCGGTGGTTCACGTCGAAGCGCCGGATGAGGCTGGGCATTCCGGCAACGCCGAGGAAAAGGTCAAAGCCATAGAACTGATCGACCGCGACATGGTAGGGAGATTGCGCGATTTCAAGGGCGACAAGCTCAGGGTGCTGATCATGCCCGACCACCCGACCCCGCTGAACATCCGGACCCACGCCGCCGAAATGGTGCCGTTCATGATCTGGGGCTCCGGCGTCAGGACAACAGGCGCCAGGCGGTTTACAGAAAATGAGGCTAAGGGCACCAAGCTCGTAGTTGCTGAAGCGCACAACATCATGAGTATGGTCGTCCGAGGATAG
- a CDS encoding aspartate kinase, giving the protein MAIIVQKYGGTSVANAERIRAVARKIIATKENGNQVVVVVSAMGDSTDDLIELAESLTDRPDPRELDVLMSTGEIVSSTLLAMTLKHMGHEAISLSGAQAGIKTDASHSRARITGIEPERIHRELHKGRIVIVAGFQGITEGMEVTTLGRGGSDTSAVALAAILGAKICERFTDVDGVYTADPRVVPEARRLKEISYEEMLELATYGAKIMHPRAVELGELYNIPILVASSFNDNPGTLIHGGTMEIRNKVSGIAHDLDVAKITIVGIPDKPGIAASLFEPLAKAGVSVDTIVQNASVKHITDMTFTLAESDLKKAMEVVKPIADHLGAMSIEADPNIGKISIVGTGIQNTPGYAAKMFRALYDAGINIDLISTSEIRITVIIEEGKVKEAVRALHKAFELETEE; this is encoded by the coding sequence ATGGCAATCATCGTTCAAAAGTATGGCGGCACCTCGGTAGCCAATGCCGAGCGCATCCGGGCCGTGGCGCGAAAGATCATCGCCACCAAGGAAAACGGCAACCAGGTGGTGGTGGTCGTTTCAGCCATGGGCGATTCCACCGACGACCTTATCGAACTGGCGGAGTCGTTGACCGACCGGCCGGACCCTCGGGAGCTGGATGTCCTCATGTCCACCGGCGAGATCGTCTCATCGACGTTGCTGGCAATGACGCTGAAACACATGGGGCACGAAGCGATTTCCCTTTCGGGCGCCCAGGCCGGCATCAAGACCGATGCCTCCCACAGCCGCGCCCGCATCACCGGTATCGAGCCCGAGCGCATCCACCGCGAATTGCACAAGGGGCGAATCGTCATCGTCGCCGGGTTCCAGGGCATCACCGAGGGCATGGAGGTGACTACTCTGGGCAGGGGAGGCTCGGACACTTCGGCGGTCGCCCTGGCGGCCATTCTAGGAGCCAAGATCTGCGAACGGTTCACCGATGTCGATGGAGTCTACACTGCCGACCCCAGGGTCGTTCCCGAAGCCCGCCGGTTGAAAGAGATCAGCTACGAGGAGATGCTGGAACTGGCGACTTACGGCGCCAAAATCATGCATCCCCGAGCGGTGGAACTGGGCGAGCTGTATAACATCCCCATCCTGGTCGCTTCCAGTTTCAATGACAACCCCGGTACGCTGATTCACGGAGGAACAATGGAAATTCGCAACAAGGTGAGCGGCATCGCTCACGACCTGGACGTAGCCAAGATCACGATCGTCGGCATACCGGACAAGCCGGGCATCGCGGCATCGCTGTTCGAACCGCTGGCCAAGGCAGGGGTATCCGTCGACACCATAGTCCAAAACGCCAGCGTGAAACACATCACCGATATGACCTTCACCCTGGCGGAATCGGACCTGAAAAAAGCCATGGAAGTGGTCAAGCCGATCGCCGATCACCTGGGAGCGATGAGCATCGAGGCCGATCCGAATATCGGCAAGATATCAATCGTGGGCACGGGCATCCAGAACACGCCGGGTTATGCCGCCAAGATGTTCAGGGCTTTGTATGATGCCGGCATCAACATTGACCTCATTTCCACATCTGAAATCCGGATCACCGTTATTATCGAAGAGGGCAAAGTCAAAGAAGCGGTGCGGGCGCTTCACAAGGCGTTCGAGTTGGAGACAGAAGAGTAG
- a CDS encoding NifU family protein, translating to MQDKVKAALDKVRPNLQADGGDVQFVEVKDGIVKVKLTGACAGCPMSQMTLKKGIENFLKREIPEVKEVVSA from the coding sequence ATGCAGGATAAGGTCAAGGCAGCGTTAGACAAAGTCCGCCCCAATCTTCAGGCTGACGGCGGCGATGTGCAGTTTGTTGAGGTCAAGGATGGTATCGTAAAAGTGAAACTCACCGGCGCCTGCGCCGGTTGCCCCATGTCTCAGATGACCCTGAAAAAAGGCATCGAGAACTTCCTCAAGCGTGAGATCCCGGAGGTCAAAGAGGTCGTTTCAGCCTAA
- a CDS encoding class I SAM-dependent methyltransferase, whose amino-acid sequence MRRLRQRIPEFGGMKRGERVLDVCCGTGDQATYLAGLGMDAYGIDLDPKMIAIAERKRKKYGKENLHFQLADATALPFEDAFFDSSTISLALHEKPFETQKKVISEMRRVTKNGGMIILADYPVPAGRLYRFAEMLVGGEHYACFKASQSLGGMDSLSESFKLQVVKKGRAINGGLELLEIKN is encoded by the coding sequence TTGAGACGATTACGACAGAGAATTCCCGAATTTGGTGGAATGAAGCGTGGTGAAAGGGTGCTTGATGTCTGCTGCGGCACCGGAGACCAGGCAACTTATCTTGCTGGTCTCGGCATGGATGCCTACGGGATAGATCTTGATCCTAAGATGATCGCCATCGCGGAGCGAAAACGAAAGAAATACGGTAAGGAAAATCTTCATTTCCAACTGGCCGACGCGACGGCGCTGCCCTTTGAAGATGCCTTTTTCGATTCTTCGACGATATCGCTGGCGCTCCATGAAAAACCATTTGAAACCCAGAAGAAAGTTATCTCCGAGATGCGGCGGGTGACCAAAAACGGCGGAATGATCATCCTGGCTGACTACCCAGTACCCGCCGGCCGGTTATACCGTTTCGCCGAGATGCTGGTGGGAGGAGAGCATTACGCCTGTTTCAAAGCCAGTCAATCCCTCGGAGGAATGGACAGCCTGTCGGAGAGCTTTAAGTTACAGGTCGTGAAAAAAGGCCGGGCCATAAACGGTGGGCTTGAACTGTTGGAAATAAAGAATTGA
- a CDS encoding 4Fe-4S dicluster domain-containing protein: MEDKVVIDPELCTGCGVCAVMCPRQILEVDPETGVCKVTDQNKCDLLGGCEFQCPTGAITVRRPAASR; this comes from the coding sequence TTGGAAGATAAAGTAGTAATCGATCCGGAATTATGCACCGGCTGCGGCGTTTGCGCCGTCATGTGCCCCAGGCAAATCCTCGAGGTCGATCCGGAGACCGGGGTCTGCAAAGTAACCGATCAAAATAAATGCGACCTCCTTGGCGGCTGCGAGTTCCAGTGCCCAACGGGGGCAATAACGGTACGGAGGCCGGCGGCGTCTCGGTAA
- a CDS encoding homocitrate synthase/isopropylmalate synthase family protein, protein MPKIYLIDVTNRDGVQTAKLGLSKLEKTMVNLYLSEMGVFQSEFGFPTTKHETNYLRANLRLAELGVIAPLRLEGWMRAISSDVELGFHMVPGLKHVNLSISTSNQMIDGKFKGKKTRKDVIREMTAAVDTAYRLGAATVGVNAEDGSRTDLEYLTEYGLAAREHGATRLRYCDTLGYDDPFSIYDTCRALAEAVGMPIELHCHGDLGMAVANSIAGARGVVDGGQDAYINTTLNGIGERAGNADLVATVLALTKSKSFAGKYELGNPIDLTKSWKIAKFASYAFGVPIPINQPGVGANAFAHESGIHADGVLKDPHNYELYGFEELGRGDPEMVETGREICAGEYSGISGFSHIMSDRMSWHFKNKEEAQEILELVRYANVLSHKPLVEDELLFIARYPHTAKRLLTVTPLEGSDVIDELFTPWPEDKDKVKETL, encoded by the coding sequence GTGCCTAAGATTTATTTAATCGATGTCACCAACCGCGACGGCGTACAGACTGCCAAGCTGGGCCTCTCCAAACTGGAAAAAACCATGGTCAACCTCTATCTCTCGGAGATGGGCGTTTTCCAGTCGGAGTTCGGTTTTCCCACCACCAAGCATGAAACCAACTACCTGCGCGCCAACCTTCGCCTGGCCGAACTCGGGGTCATCGCCCCCCTGAGATTGGAAGGCTGGATGCGCGCCATATCATCCGACGTTGAACTGGGCTTCCACATGGTGCCGGGTCTGAAGCATGTCAATTTATCGATCTCGACCTCCAATCAGATGATCGACGGCAAGTTCAAGGGTAAGAAGACGCGCAAGGACGTCATCAGGGAGATGACCGCCGCCGTTGACACCGCTTATCGGCTCGGCGCCGCGACCGTGGGTGTCAACGCCGAAGACGGTTCCCGAACCGATCTCGAGTACCTGACAGAGTATGGTCTCGCGGCCAGGGAACACGGCGCCACCCGTTTACGTTACTGCGATACTCTTGGCTACGACGACCCTTTCTCAATCTACGATACCTGCCGCGCACTGGCTGAAGCAGTGGGTATGCCCATAGAACTGCACTGCCACGGTGACCTGGGGATGGCCGTGGCCAACTCGATTGCCGGGGCGCGCGGCGTTGTCGACGGCGGCCAGGACGCCTATATCAACACCACTCTTAATGGCATCGGCGAGCGTGCCGGCAACGCCGACCTCGTTGCCACGGTGCTGGCCCTGACCAAAAGCAAAAGTTTCGCGGGCAAGTACGAACTGGGCAATCCCATCGACCTGACCAAGAGCTGGAAGATCGCCAAGTTCGCTTCGTACGCTTTCGGCGTCCCCATCCCTATCAACCAGCCCGGCGTCGGCGCCAACGCCTTCGCTCATGAGTCCGGCATCCATGCCGACGGCGTCCTCAAGGACCCGCACAACTACGAGCTATACGGGTTCGAAGAACTCGGCCGCGGCGACCCGGAAATGGTGGAAACAGGGCGTGAGATCTGCGCCGGAGAATATTCCGGCATCTCCGGCTTCTCCCATATCATGAGCGACCGCATGTCCTGGCACTTCAAGAACAAAGAAGAAGCCCAGGAAATACTTGAGTTGGTGCGCTACGCCAATGTCCTTTCCCATAAACCGCTGGTGGAAGACGAACTGCTGTTTATCGCCCGCTACCCCCACACCGCCAAGCGCCTGCTCACGGTGACTCCGCTCGAAGGATCGGACGTTATCGATGAACTTTTTACCCCCTGGCCCGAGGATAAGGACAAAGTTAAGGAAACGCTGTAG
- a CDS encoding endonuclease III domain-containing protein — MTGKPDTGEKLASIHDHLLACYGKQHWWPGETWFEIMVGAILTQSAAWGNVEKAITNLKSAGKLSPSAVRDLPMVDLAKMVYPSGYYNSKAKKLKALAAWLGLYQDDLSRLDSFPTAELRQELLEIHGVGPETADAILLYVFKQPVFVIDAYTRRLFKRLGIEPPVDSYDGWQGLFMANLPHQAGLFAEYHALIVKHGKDICRKSARCTGCCLGDECSGEAVHR; from the coding sequence ATGACCGGCAAACCTGACACGGGCGAAAAGCTTGCCTCGATCCATGATCATCTCCTGGCCTGCTATGGAAAACAGCACTGGTGGCCGGGCGAAACCTGGTTTGAAATCATGGTGGGCGCCATCCTGACCCAATCGGCGGCCTGGGGAAACGTTGAAAAAGCGATCACAAACCTCAAATCCGCGGGGAAGCTTTCACCGTCGGCCGTCAGGGACCTGCCGATGGTTGACCTCGCCAAAATGGTTTACCCTTCCGGGTATTACAACTCCAAGGCAAAGAAACTCAAAGCGCTGGCTGCGTGGCTTGGTCTGTATCAGGACGACCTGTCCAGGCTCGACAGTTTTCCGACTGCCGAACTGCGGCAGGAACTCCTCGAAATCCATGGAGTAGGGCCGGAGACCGCCGACGCAATTTTGCTTTACGTGTTCAAACAGCCGGTATTCGTTATCGATGCTTACACCCGAAGACTATTCAAGCGCCTTGGAATTGAACCACCGGTTGACAGTTATGACGGTTGGCAGGGTCTTTTTATGGCTAACCTGCCACACCAAGCCGGGTTATTCGCGGAATACCACGCCCTGATCGTTAAACACGGTAAAGACATCTGCCGGAAGTCGGCACGCTGCACCGGATGCTGCCTCGGTGACGAATGTTCAGGAGAAGCCGTTCACCGCTAA
- a CDS encoding PAS domain-containing protein — translation MLENLSLSTIAAMLDTLPVDLTYMDEKDRIVWFSGHRIFNRPPEIIGRDVRECHKESSWPAIDTMIADFKSGASDLVEHFTDKSDGRKIRIRYMAVRDASGGYLGMVEMADDITSVRPSEPV, via the coding sequence ATGCTTGAAAACCTGTCGCTTTCAACGATCGCCGCTATGCTGGACACTTTACCGGTCGATCTGACCTACATGGACGAAAAAGACCGCATCGTCTGGTTTTCCGGTCACCGCATCTTCAACCGGCCGCCGGAAATCATCGGCAGGGATGTTCGTGAGTGCCACAAGGAGTCATCGTGGCCCGCCATTGATACTATGATCGCCGATTTTAAATCGGGCGCGAGTGACCTGGTAGAGCATTTCACCGACAAAAGCGACGGGCGGAAAATCCGCATCAGGTATATGGCCGTCCGCGATGCGTCGGGGGGCTACCTGGGAATGGTCGAAATGGCGGACGACATCACCTCGGTCCGCCCAAGCGAACCGGTTTAG
- a CDS encoding head GIN domain-containing protein has product MGRKEFDFSGFTGVEARNAMKLEVKRGDQYAVALEADDQALNDVKVSLFGGTLTAKLEARWGHIGLVFKGISAPKLIVTMPELRSIELAAASKGEISGFTALETFQATLSGASTLSGDVGCKQLKLEGGAASHFELNGSADTADIELTAASNANLEKMTVGDARIKLGGAASLTVDVRGKLDAAVSGASNLRWLGTPTLGDVKITGASSFSKKT; this is encoded by the coding sequence ATGGGGCGTAAAGAATTCGATTTCAGCGGTTTCACCGGCGTCGAAGCGCGGAACGCGATGAAGCTAGAGGTCAAACGCGGAGACCAGTATGCGGTTGCCCTGGAAGCCGACGACCAGGCCTTGAACGATGTCAAGGTCAGCCTTTTCGGCGGGACCCTAACCGCCAAACTTGAGGCTCGCTGGGGCCATATCGGCCTGGTTTTCAAGGGAATTTCGGCTCCCAAGCTCATCGTCACCATGCCGGAGCTCCGTTCGATCGAACTTGCCGCCGCCAGCAAAGGCGAAATTTCTGGGTTTACGGCGCTCGAGACCTTCCAGGCAACGCTGTCAGGAGCCAGCACTCTAAGCGGCGATGTCGGCTGCAAACAATTGAAACTGGAAGGCGGCGCGGCGTCCCATTTCGAACTTAACGGCAGCGCCGATACCGCCGATATCGAACTTACCGCCGCTTCCAACGCTAACCTGGAGAAGATGACAGTCGGCGACGCCAGGATCAAACTCGGCGGGGCAGCCAGCTTGACCGTCGATGTCAGGGGTAAACTCGACGCCGCCGTTTCCGGAGCCAGCAACCTCAGATGGCTGGGCACGCCGACGCTGGGCGATGTCAAAATCACCGGAGCTTCCAGTTTCAGCAAGAAGACTTGA
- a CDS encoding GIN domain-containing protein: MITKIFGIILVASMAVAGIACIPFGSIVGRGPVETRNQDFSGFTKIEISSTFKVEVVRDSGYSVSVTTNENIFGYLDFSQEGDTLKIKLKDGSYTVASLKARITAPEIASLQVSGASSASLSGFTSNANLKLVASGASSIELDSIKCGDLDANVSGASKIKGSMETGNATFLVSGASNVSLSGQGRDLKVTCSGASRGSLKEFASTNAKVSFSGASNGDVSTSGRLDVTLSGASSLKYYGNATLGDVNVTGASSLNKG; this comes from the coding sequence ATGATCACAAAAATTTTCGGAATCATACTGGTAGCATCCATGGCGGTGGCCGGAATAGCCTGCATCCCATTTGGAAGCATTGTCGGCCGCGGACCGGTGGAGACGCGTAACCAGGATTTCAGCGGCTTCACCAAAATCGAGATCTCTTCAACTTTTAAGGTTGAAGTAGTCCGCGACTCAGGTTATTCGGTCAGCGTCACCACGAACGAGAATATTTTCGGCTACCTGGACTTCTCGCAAGAGGGCGATACCCTGAAGATCAAACTGAAAGATGGAAGCTACACTGTCGCTTCATTGAAAGCCAGGATTACGGCTCCGGAGATCGCCAGTCTCCAGGTCAGCGGCGCCTCTTCTGCTTCTTTAAGCGGTTTCACATCGAACGCAAACCTTAAGCTCGTTGCCAGCGGGGCCAGCAGCATAGAACTGGACAGCATTAAATGCGGCGATTTGGATGCCAACGTTTCAGGCGCGTCGAAGATCAAGGGCAGCATGGAGACAGGAAACGCCACATTTTTAGTCAGCGGGGCTTCAAACGTCAGCCTCTCCGGTCAAGGCCGGGATCTCAAAGTCACCTGTTCCGGCGCTTCTCGGGGGAGTCTCAAGGAATTTGCGAGCACGAACGCCAAAGTAAGTTTCTCAGGCGCATCCAACGGCGACGTCAGTACCTCCGGCAGGTTGGATGTGACGCTGTCAGGAGCTTCATCGTTGAAGTATTACGGGAATGCCACTCTTGGCGACGTCAATGTCACCGGAGCCTCATCGCTGAACAAAGGCTAG
- a CDS encoding bifunctional folylpolyglutamate synthase/dihydrofolate synthase, producing MKAEYHAALDWLYSFVDYEAGQRPRDESRYDLRRVKLFLERLGNPHLKARTVHIAGSKGKGSTAAMIFAVLREAGYKTGLYTSPHLIETYERFKIGDHFIGEDEFIVEVQKLKPIVAEINDQARYGELTTFEIMTVLAFDYFANNKVDWQVIEVGLGGRLDATNVVEPNLSIITTINLEHTDVLGDTIKEIASEKAGIIKAGVPVVSAPQGEDATGVIRSTCHKIASPLRVASIEAMTRSSFNGGFQMFNILGRHNIYDIKLPLLGTYQRINCAVAVAALEALIDQGVEGITKETVERGLSRTDWPGRFQVIDRGPLVIVDGAHNPASSMELVNSLDAFLDADMMPHPAVLVIAASADKDVTGMAEVLAPVFDEFVVTRTRHPRGMDVKILGRAFEELGRKVNYTSTTAEALVFASQLAGSEGLVCVTGSLFAVGEALEIRPNRAAG from the coding sequence ATGAAGGCTGAATACCATGCGGCGCTGGACTGGCTTTATAGCTTCGTCGATTATGAAGCGGGGCAGCGCCCCCGCGATGAGTCCAGGTATGACCTCAGGCGGGTGAAACTTTTCCTCGAGCGATTGGGGAATCCCCATCTAAAAGCCAGGACGGTCCACATTGCCGGCAGCAAGGGTAAAGGCTCCACCGCGGCGATGATTTTTGCGGTATTGCGGGAAGCCGGTTACAAGACCGGACTTTACACTTCGCCCCACCTGATCGAAACCTACGAGCGCTTCAAGATAGGCGACCATTTCATAGGCGAAGATGAGTTCATCGTCGAGGTCCAAAAATTGAAGCCGATCGTCGCCGAGATAAATGATCAAGCCCGTTACGGTGAACTCACCACGTTCGAAATAATGACAGTCCTTGCTTTCGATTATTTTGCGAATAACAAGGTCGATTGGCAGGTCATCGAGGTAGGGTTGGGCGGCAGGCTGGACGCCACCAATGTCGTCGAACCAAATCTCTCAATAATCACCACGATCAATCTCGAGCACACCGACGTGCTCGGCGACACTATCAAGGAAATAGCTTCAGAAAAAGCCGGGATCATCAAGGCCGGTGTGCCGGTGGTTTCAGCGCCTCAGGGCGAAGATGCGACCGGGGTCATCCGATCGACCTGCCACAAAATCGCGTCGCCGTTGAGGGTGGCCAGCATTGAAGCCATGACCCGGTCCTCTTTCAACGGTGGTTTCCAGATGTTCAACATCCTGGGCAGGCATAATATCTATGACATCAAGTTGCCTTTACTGGGGACTTATCAGCGGATAAACTGCGCGGTAGCAGTAGCAGCCCTGGAAGCCCTGATCGACCAGGGAGTTGAGGGTATCACGAAGGAAACGGTTGAACGCGGACTGTCCAGGACGGATTGGCCGGGAAGGTTCCAGGTAATTGACCGCGGCCCGCTGGTCATCGTTGACGGCGCGCATAACCCGGCATCATCCATGGAACTTGTCAATTCTCTCGATGCTTTCCTGGATGCGGACATGATGCCCCATCCGGCGGTCCTGGTTATAGCGGCTTCGGCCGACAAGGATGTCACCGGCATGGCCGAAGTCCTGGCCCCGGTTTTTGATGAATTCGTTGTCACGCGCACCAGGCATCCCAGGGGGATGGACGTTAAAATACTGGGCCGAGCCTTCGAAGAACTCGGCAGGAAGGTAAATTACACCTCAACCACGGCCGAAGCGCTGGTATTCGCTTCCCAATTGGCGGGCAGCGAAGGCCTGGTATGCGTTACCGGTTCGCTTTTTGCCGTCGGCGAAGCCCTGGAAATCCGTCCGAACAGAGCGGCCGGATGA
- a CDS encoding 2-oxoisovalerate dehydrogenase, producing MNEIIFMVQEDPEGGFTARALGSPIFTEADTFDELKSQVRDALACHFGYGAAPPVVRLHLQKDEVILS from the coding sequence ATGAACGAAATTATCTTTATGGTTCAGGAAGACCCCGAGGGCGGCTTCACCGCCCGGGCCCTAGGCTCGCCAATTTTCACCGAGGCGGATACTTTCGATGAGTTGAAGTCGCAGGTCCGCGACGCCCTGGCTTGCCACTTCGGTTATGGGGCTGCGCCGCCTGTCGTCCGGCTCCACCTGCAGAAAGATGAGGTCATTTTATCGTGA